One part of the Dunckerocampus dactyliophorus isolate RoL2022-P2 chromosome 11, RoL_Ddac_1.1, whole genome shotgun sequence genome encodes these proteins:
- the psd2 gene encoding PH and SEC7 domain-containing protein 2, whose protein sequence is MTQEGQALLSPTPPENPAEPITNSSDLPTEAQNQAEQDKPGSEDLEEGKQEDNISKEVEETRGEAHCNVEGRAEIKKEGGEGIHHHQTDKEEEERDAANGNGCRNHKVRSTEEEETHAADEMKEEEEGNENEEMQPQTEEEAAQPQQAGRLTNGMNEHPEDEEGGKEDHEGAEGGTHLDTFSSDFETTVEQADTEVEEEEEDVPKEEGGRGNQDSFSSAFEQIVEQVQEEEEEEEERELKKETGKRQVDNKDGFSSTFERIVESALLRGGTCYSSLDSLDVLSLTDETDSCVSFEAPLTPLIQQRALLQGPEPLELELETVQEQEGAEAGPDAPGSELRAGSVAGVSGSPLRTTIPGSRSEFVLSQPGRWAIPNGYHTDSQGAMQNSVSDANLTDVLSDSDECDLGSLEHLERGSTDTLANGCRADYEAAKRLAKRLYHLEGFKRCDVARHLGKNNDFSQLVASEYLSFFDFSGLSLDRALRNFLKAFPLMGETQERERVLVHFSKRFCHCNQQTITSEDGAHTLTCALMLLNTDLHGHNIGKKMSCQQFISNLDGLNNGKDFPKDLLKVLYNSIKNEKLEWAVEEEELRKSLSELVEEQCEGGSKRVARVTDSNNPFIAIPILLNAVTYKHGVLTRKSHADMDGKRTPRGRRGWKKFYAVLKGMILYLQKDEYKPDADISEVDLKNAVRIHHALATRATDYSKRANVLKLKTSDWRVFLLQAPSEEEMMSWIFRINLVAALFSAPAFPAAIGSMKKFCRPILPSSSTRLNQEEQLLSHESKLKQMSLELEEHRKNPPSSDPKSREWEEYRLKEHYLTYEKTRYETYISLLQAKICTETDDLEKIEASVVGGLMMEGTLAGRDYHLRKTQSSPSISQAHSGLNGRGAGCSAPGQMS, encoded by the exons ATGACCCAGGAGGGGCAGGCTTTGCTGTCTCCCACCCCACCAGAGAACCCAGCAGAGCCAATTACCAACAGCAGCGACCTGCCCACGGAGGCTCAGAACCAGGCAGAGCAAGACAAACCTGGTTCTGAAGACTTAGAAGAAGGAAAACAAGAAGACAACATCAGCAAGGAAGTAGAGGAAACACGGGGGGAGGCACACTGTAATGTTGAAGGCAGGGCAGAAATAAAGAAAGAGGGAGGAGAGGGTATTCACCATCACCAGAcagacaaggaggaggaggagagggatgCGGCAAATGGGAATGGATGCAGAAATCATAAGGTGAGATCaacggaggaggaggaaacaCATGCTGCAGATGAGatgaaagaggaagaggagggtaaCGAGAATGAAGAGATGCAACCACAAACAGAGGAGGAAGCAGCTCAGCCCCAGCAAGCTGGACG ATTAACCAATGGCATGAATGAGCATCCAGAAGATGAGGAAGGTGGCAAAGAGGACCATGAAGGAGCCGAGGGCGGGACACACTTAGACACTTTTAGCTCTGACTTTGAAACCACTGTGGAACAGGCTGACACagaagtggaggaggaggaggaagacgtgCCAAAAGAAGAAGGTGGGAGAGGAAACCAGGACAGTTTCAGCTCAGCGTTTGAGCAGATTGTTGAGCAGGtgcaagaggaagaagaagaggaagaggagagggaGTTGAAGAAAGAGACAGGCAAACGTCAAGTGGACAACAAAGATGGTTTCAGCTCCACGTTTGAGCGTATTGTGGAGTCTGCCCTGCTGAGGGGCGGGACCTGTTACAGCAGCCTAGACTCTCTGGATGTGCTGTCGCTTACAGATGAGACTGACAGCTGTGTTAGCTTTGAAGCGCCACTGACACCACTCATCCAACAGAGGGCTCTCTTACAGGGCCCAGAGCCTCTGGAGCTAGAGCTGGAAACTGTTCAGGAACAGGAAGGGGCTGAGGCTGGACCAGATGCCCCAGGTAGTGAGCTCAGGGCTGGATCTGTGGCTGGAGTAAGCGGAAGCCCTCTGAGAACCACTATACCAGGGAGCCGGTCAGAGTTTGTTCTGAGTCAACCTGGACGCTGGGCCATCCCGAATGGATACCATACTGATTCCCAGGGAGCCATGCAGAATTCTGTCAG CGATGCCAACCTCACAGACGTGCTGTCTGACTCAGACGAGTGCGATTTGGGCAGTCTGGAGCATTTGGAGCGCGGTAGTACAGACACTTTGGCCAATGGCTGCCGAGCTGACTATGAAGCTGCCAAAAGGCTCGCCAAGCGCCTTTATCACCTCGAGGGCTTCAAGCGCTGTGATGTGGCCAGACACCTGGGCAAGAA TAATGACTTCAGTCAGTTGGTGGCGTCAGAGTACCTGAGCTTCTTTGACTTCTCCGGCTTGTCTCTGGATCGGGCTCTAAG GAACTTTTTAAAAGCCTTCCCACTGATGGGGGAGACGCAGGAAAGAGAGCGAGTCCTTGTGCACTTCTCCAAACGCTTCTGCCACTGCAATCAACAAACAATCACGTCTGAAG ATGGAGCTCATACCCTAACCTGTGCCCTCATGCTGCTCAACACAGATCTACATGGACAT AACATTGGGAAGAAGATGTCTTGCCAGCAGTTCATTAGTAACCTAGATGGCCTCAACAATGGCAAAGACTTTCCCAAAGACTTACTGAAG GTCTTATATAACTCTATCAAGAATGAGAAGCTTGAGTGGGCTGT TGAAGAAGAAGAGCTAAGGAAGAGCCTGTCAGAGCTGGTGGAGGAGCAGTGTGAGGGCGGGAGTAAACGTGTTGCCAGGGTAACGGACAGCAATAACCCTTTCATCGCCATCCCCATCCTCCTCAACGCCGTAACCTACAAACATGGAGTGCTGACTCGCAAAAGCCACGCTGATATGGATGGCAAAAGGA CCCCAAGGGGTCGTCGTGGTTGGAAGAAGTTCTATGCGGTTCTGAAGGGGATGATCCTATATCTTCAGAAG GATGAATATAAGCCAGATGCAGACATTTCTGAGGTGGATCTGAAGAACGCTGTGCGGATCCACCACGCTTTAGCCACTCGTGCCACTGATTACAGCAAGAGAGCCAACGTACTCAAGCTCAAAACCTCAGACTGGAGAGTTTTCCTGCTACAGGCCCC AAGCGAGGAGGAGATGATGTCGTGGATCTTCCGGATAAATCTTGTGGCAGCACTCTTCTCTGCTCCAGCCTTCCCTGCTGCTATTGGCTCCATGAAGAAATTCTGTCGTCCCATTTTGCCGTCCTCATCCACAAGACTTAATCAG GAGGAGCAGCTGCTGAGTCACGAGAGCAAGCTGAAGCAGATGAGCCTTGAGCTGGAAGAGCACAGGAAAAACCCGCCCTCATCTGACCCCAAAAGCCGCGAGTGGGAGGAGTATCGGCTGAAAGAGCACTACCTCACATACGAG